The DNA region GTTTTGATACGGTTTTTGATCATGCCCTTGTAGTTGATACAGTCGCCTGCACCCAGAGCTTTGAGCGTGTCGTCAAGTTTATGGGCGGCCTTGGTGGATATCTCGCCGTGAACGAGTTCGTGTTCTTCCAATTGGCCGTAGAATTTCTTCCACCAGGTGCGTGTCTTGTAATCCACGCTGTGGGCCAGTTTGGGATAAAGGTAGGTCAGGTGCAGGTAGATGATCGCATCCTTGATCTGGCATTGCGAACCGCGCTGCTGTACTTTGTATTTGGTCTGAATCTGCGTTCTTGTGTGGGCCTGGTAGGTCTCAGTTCCCTTGTTCAAAGGGGATTGATTCTTCAGATTGTTATAGATCGTGCTGATATCGGTCCCCTCCACGGTGTAATACTCCGTACTCACGGTCAGGACCACATCGGCCAGGGCCGGGGTGGCGAGAAAGAGAATGACTAGGTACGAGAGGAGAAAGCGTTTCATGGTTCCGTGTGGGGTTAGTCTCCTGAAGAGCACTGGTTGTCGAATTGCATCTGGTAGAGCCTGTCGTACAGCGGGCAGGTCTCAAGCAGTTCTTCATGTTTGCCGGTGGCGATTATGCGGCCTTTTTCCATGACGACGATAACATCGGCGGACAGAATGGTCGAGAGCCTGTGAGCGATGACGATGGAAGTACGGCCCTGCATGAGGTTGTCGAGAGCCTTTTGGACCACCCGTTCTGACTCGGTATCCAGGGCGCTGGTGGCCTCATCGAGGATGAGGAGCGACGGGTTCTTCATGATGGCGCGTGCAATGGTCAACCGTTGCTTCTGTCCGCCGGATATCTTCACGCCGCCTTCGCCGACCAGGGTGTTGTAGCCGTTGGGCATGGCCTCAATGAACTCGTGAGCGTAAGCCCCTTCGGCAGCTTTAATCACTGCATCCATTTTGTACTCACCCTGGGCATACGCGATATTTTCGGTGATGGAGACGTTGAACAGGAATGTGTCCTGCGAGACCAGACCTAGATGGATTCGCAGGCTGTCCAGGGTGTAGTCTTCAAGCGCGGTGCCGTTGAGGGTGATGGTGCCTTCCTGGGCCTGGTAGAAGCGGGGGAGGAGGTTGACCAGAGTTGTCTTGCCGGAACCGCTGGGGCCGACAACGGCCACGCGCTGTCCAGCCTTGATGGACAGCGAGACTCCGTTTACGGCAGGGGTCGTGCAATTGGGGTAGGTGAAGCGGACGTCCTTGAAGGATAATTCTTTCAGGTTGCCATCAAAAGCGGTGCTGCCGCTCTGTTCAGTCTGGATATTCGGTGAGTCGAGGATGTCAAAGACACGTTCGGCCCCGGCCAGGCCGCCCTGGATTTGATTGTTGGCAGCGTTGAGCTTCTTGATCGGTTCGTAGAGTTGAACCACGCAGAGCGAGAATGCCATCAGGTCTCCGGGAGTCATGACGCCTTCAATGACCTGCATGCCGCCGACCCACAGGACCGCTGCGCCGGCAAAGGCGGAAATGATGTCCATGACGCGCGAGGAGCCTTCATTATAAAGCATCTGGCGCACGAGGAGTTGAGTCAGGCTGTTGTTTTCCTTGTTGAATTTGAGGTTTTCAAGGAGTTCGTTGGCAAAGGCCTTGATGACCTTGATGCCTGAAAAGCTTTCTTCGAGGACCACGTTGACGCCCGAGAGTTCGGCTTGCATCTTGCGGCCGTATTTCCTGATCTTCTGCCCGAAATAGATAAAGGGATAGATGGCGATGGGCATGATCAAAAGGCTCCAGAAAGCCAGGTACGCATCAAGGTAAATGGTGGTGCCTATCAGGGCAACAAGGGTAAAAACCTGTCGGATGAACATGATTATGCTTGGCAGACAGGTACGCACGGCCGTGACGTCGGAGACGATCCTGCTCATGAGCATGCCGATTTCGCTCTCGGCGAAGTAGGGCATGGGGAGGCGGAGGATTTTCTTGAAAAGGTCACTTCGCAGATCCCGGAGGACCAGGACGCCGGTGGCGTTCATCACATAGACCTGCCCGAGCATCAGGATGCATTTGAGGATATAGAGAGCAACGAATCCCAAGATGCAGAATTTCAGCATGTCGATGTCTTTTGCTATCAGGACATCATCGGTAACGTATTTTCCAAGCCAAGCCAAAGCCGGGGGGATGGGAGCATAGAGAAGCATGGCAATGACAGCCAGGACAACGCGTACCTTGTACTTGGCAAAGTAGCCGATGCTGCGTTTGAGCAGGTAGCGATTTGAAAATGAATGTAGTTTGGTATTGTGGGCCAAAAGAACTCCTGAATGTCCTGTTTTTCGGAATCAAAGGTTTATCGTGCCTTCCTCAAATAAGGTGTTGGGAGGCCATAGTAAAGGAAAATACGGACTGAATTGCAGTATTTTAAAAATAATATCAAATATTACAGAATGTTGATGCGTCGCGTTGAAAGGGGGGGCTTAAGCTGAAAGGAATGTTTCCGCTTCATCTCTTTGTAAGAATCCAAGTCTTATAACCGACATCATGCCGTGATGAGACGCCGGACCAAACTGAAAAAGGACTGCCTTCAGGATTTGGGCAGTCCTTTAATTTATGGTACCTGGGACGAGATTTGAACTCGTACGCCCCGGAGGGCAAGGGATTTTAAGTCTCATTGTCAAACAACTTATCCAATTATTACAGATATTATCTCATAATTCATGCGTTGCTGAGTGTTGCCCACGTGACAATG from Pseudodesulfovibrio sp. S3 includes:
- a CDS encoding DUF922 domain-containing protein, translating into MKRFLLSYLVILFLATPALADVVLTVSTEYYTVEGTDISTIYNNLKNQSPLNKGTETYQAHTRTQIQTKYKVQQRGSQCQIKDAIIYLHLTYLYPKLAHSVDYKTRTWWKKFYGQLEEHELVHGEISTKAAHKLDDTLKALGAGDCINYKGMIKNRIKTIMDKMKQDQVDYDKLTEHGLKQERNRGRYP
- a CDS encoding ABC transporter ATP-binding protein — encoded protein: MAHNTKLHSFSNRYLLKRSIGYFAKYKVRVVLAVIAMLLYAPIPPALAWLGKYVTDDVLIAKDIDMLKFCILGFVALYILKCILMLGQVYVMNATGVLVLRDLRSDLFKKILRLPMPYFAESEIGMLMSRIVSDVTAVRTCLPSIIMFIRQVFTLVALIGTTIYLDAYLAFWSLLIMPIAIYPFIYFGQKIRKYGRKMQAELSGVNVVLEESFSGIKVIKAFANELLENLKFNKENNSLTQLLVRQMLYNEGSSRVMDIISAFAGAAVLWVGGMQVIEGVMTPGDLMAFSLCVVQLYEPIKKLNAANNQIQGGLAGAERVFDILDSPNIQTEQSGSTAFDGNLKELSFKDVRFTYPNCTTPAVNGVSLSIKAGQRVAVVGPSGSGKTTLVNLLPRFYQAQEGTITLNGTALEDYTLDSLRIHLGLVSQDTFLFNVSITENIAYAQGEYKMDAVIKAAEGAYAHEFIEAMPNGYNTLVGEGGVKISGGQKQRLTIARAIMKNPSLLILDEATSALDTESERVVQKALDNLMQGRTSIVIAHRLSTILSADVIVVMEKGRIIATGKHEELLETCPLYDRLYQMQFDNQCSSGD